In Leuconostoc kimchii IMSNU 11154, one genomic interval encodes:
- a CDS encoding APC family permease yields the protein MGTNQNLNRTMTLLPAISTVVGTVIGAGVFYKASSVADATGSTSMSLFVWLIGGLISLAAGLTGAELAAALPQTGGMLVYIERAYGKLASYLLGWAQIIIYFPASLAAKGIIFGTQVANLFHWGYIAIIPSGIAALVSVAAINMLGSKIAGQFQSITLFFKLIPLALIIVFGLLQPGGVDVSIFPVSPGHAVGGWASAMGAGLLATMYAYDGWIHVGNIAGEMKNPTRDLPRAIAGGLVGIMAIYLLVNYAFLHALPFSAVQGNANTAMDAAQQIFGGFGGKLITIGILISIYGTLNGYTMTGMRLPYAMALEKGLPFSNQLVKLNRFQVPYIAGIFQLVLAIGLMFMGGFDMLTDMLVFVIWLFYTLVFVAVIKLRHTEPDLKRPYRVPLYPFMPIIAILGGLFIIVMTLMTEWQLALIGVGATLAGLPLYFVMQHRQK from the coding sequence ATGGGGACGAATCAAAATCTTAATCGCACAATGACCTTGCTTCCGGCTATTTCAACTGTGGTCGGAACAGTCATTGGTGCTGGTGTGTTTTATAAAGCATCAAGTGTCGCTGATGCAACGGGATCAACAAGTATGTCATTATTTGTCTGGCTTATTGGTGGCTTGATTAGTTTAGCAGCTGGATTAACTGGTGCTGAATTGGCAGCAGCTTTGCCACAAACTGGCGGTATGTTAGTTTATATCGAGCGTGCCTATGGTAAATTAGCTAGTTATTTATTAGGTTGGGCACAAATTATTATTTATTTTCCAGCCAGTTTGGCGGCCAAAGGCATTATCTTTGGCACACAGGTGGCTAACCTCTTTCATTGGGGATATATCGCTATTATTCCTTCGGGTATCGCGGCGTTAGTTTCGGTTGCGGCTATTAATATGCTCGGTTCAAAAATTGCCGGACAGTTCCAGTCAATCACTTTGTTTTTCAAACTGATTCCATTAGCGTTGATCATTGTTTTTGGTCTATTACAGCCTGGTGGCGTTGACGTGAGCATTTTCCCAGTATCACCTGGACATGCTGTGGGTGGCTGGGCTTCCGCTATGGGTGCAGGCTTACTAGCAACAATGTATGCTTATGATGGTTGGATTCATGTTGGTAACATTGCTGGTGAGATGAAAAATCCAACGCGTGATTTACCACGTGCCATTGCTGGTGGTTTAGTTGGTATCATGGCGATTTATTTGCTTGTAAACTATGCGTTCTTACACGCGTTACCGTTTAGTGCTGTTCAGGGTAATGCCAACACTGCAATGGATGCTGCACAACAAATTTTTGGTGGTTTCGGTGGTAAATTAATTACGATTGGTATTCTTATTTCCATTTATGGGACATTGAATGGCTATACGATGACGGGGATGCGGTTACCTTATGCGATGGCGTTGGAAAAAGGCTTGCCATTTTCTAACCAGTTAGTCAAGTTAAACCGTTTTCAAGTGCCTTATATTGCAGGTATATTCCAACTGGTCTTAGCGATTGGCCTAATGTTCATGGGTGGCTTTGATATGCTCACGGATATGTTGGTTTTTGTGATTTGGTTATTTTACACGTTAGTCTTTGTGGCAGTTATTAAGTTACGCCATACAGAACCAGATCTTAAAAGACCATATCGTGTACCACTGTATCCATTCATGCCAATCATTGCTATTTTAGGTGGCTTATTCATCATTGTCATGACATTGATGACAGAATGGCAATTAGCTTTGATTGGTGTCGGTGCTACATTAGCAGGTTTGCCATTATATTTCGTGATGCAACATCGTCAAAAATAA